In Maylandia zebra isolate NMK-2024a linkage group LG12, Mzebra_GT3a, whole genome shotgun sequence, a single genomic region encodes these proteins:
- the LOC101477260 gene encoding uncharacterized protein LOC101477260 isoform X2 produces MEEYLRRVQSRLGASEGPVHAVLGGPEPDVDTVAATLCLALHLSQRESSGGVCVPVLCGCRCDTVLPEETARYLKRVKLCESLLLWRDDVDLMRLHRAKRLSLTLLRNGLLDSSECRTLESSIQRVVYHDGQQDAGDDGALSAVTTVTKEILQEAAEHIRATLGEILGEALRLQTEAFWMKHGRHSAQLEELVKSLEQWGEVAVGEHNEVKLQDLMQQLTLEVKEFSDGEMTVVLTSMATDKEDWHDYLDVLKSFSHHHRFDGIVVLLSISDSVHHPRQQVAVYSNNTDILKQICSELEESSSWSLSGELEALESLQVYHIPLNTSASSGCPPLLAEEIQGILKDFVDRRSSVLACHPSSRTSSTDGVAGSVEFSQGSSGINDMDGSDIERAEGGNGDTVAIARVMGDGEEDAGGAGVNVGGELVSPDSGMTTIRSSRSSKESSIFLSDDSPVGEVIAGGGPAAGPGGLFLRNPSPLGLLSLSPPVPPERKKHRSSRHRSDNFDLFHFDPLHSSDQSTPVGGEVANSGETGYEDERRAGSSSLSELDELSFLDFSAPNSVGGLESGNCSIDRRGSSHGNEMIDTVVPPTPVNSLVGSRPPSSCGVRFFPEDVVERINCLQHKDSVSSSLSETWDELGFDTQGALSSSDNNMWNRPKDSESPPNILEEVGGKDLVGNMTEKESRQEILKSENSHHKGKSLEPQLSLITEQTECYENWKDEWKPITLDDLQLTPPEEDLTGRGKPAIIGAQERAALATKKTILNTLTPDTSKEEDEGVHRKKREQQMELLDFWTYSAQKGFLKSDSGTTTSYPESLDMWNMTIRDDSLSPLTTPENLSQNSGSFCGLNTNIKGGTSVENPLGYSDGGMEMWNTTIQEDSSSAMTTPEAPENGKDLSHMDSVDATDTVGTHANKKEEEDNLEEKSDPCEAFKQTPEVVKIVIEAAEGTMQSEETEGIDVQGAQSCKNSADDDDDTSTYEGTDVWQLPICGMVTSTSEYDNVGAGTWSLASSPDTSGCPVADMIQLEEQSSPFIAVSKPILTDQRVDITNKEQPDDQVFLFEAASEMGGRSREGSEETEWIEQPRDHSPFLLVNCSTGTRQISQYPEEAAEPQIQADQTLFPAYVTTNEGEHATESQVGATDGSRRHVDGKTTETVSLSSSPGGEKDLMENPDSGCTDSPDELGLEMEYIIVSGTVKEATRECLDRPKRSERQSKATKKSLETFSMLSYAASVLQRQAQAAKQNYNKETLPSKLHQVRGTDSAPNADQNQPVESTPYEATHDSATDCHVVPEIISPSQSKNDSEAFHQSDSRPTSSSQSEGNYDSESSIVPRSVSPSLRYPSDHFLKTREEVYVHSQISMEDSDEGGETPPAPSPCPASLGDFQVWGAQLRRKDTSQTTSEPQSPVLTNSSASHASSLIGTPVNETSVCIDKRLGLPFSGDLMEEENDVEEQDEETNTLENAVLPKWTSEVQREREERQEFASSDLLSFSDDLIGGSSFQQAGLQTHEPKRDGFPLSRVDYRDGRPIRTEDWDKWSIGQQPGDTGASQDNYLPDLRRHQDITSQVSSHPAQENATYQWSGQQNTTQGQTQYGYNYHHIDQRTENQCTYPAFVESKSSRQQDATDVYAEFTTDATATKYRYEQTENCFEAGDKSPNHLSDTHFRCQDTAESQYIVASTSLCTSDFQYSQYPANSQGQYESQSDHAHYQSEGKPFYQSDVHTETEDHARYVLEGYVHFPLSRHSQQEVGAAGMMMKMASNEDATDDKENKEDQPSSADISGGSNQRRKLAAPPMNVSLDHSEGSLLSEDTLDTEDDGLDTGDDLDVNLDELDTPDEADSLELNKHGDSEESVLGGGAASRDPGHRAAEENRLWRSVVIGEQEHRIDMKCIEPYKRVISHGGYYAEQKAIIVFAACFLPESNCDNYNYVMENLFLYVISTLELMVAEDYIIVYLNGATPRRRMPGFTWMKRCYQMIDRRLKKNLKMFIIVHPSWFIRTLLGITRPFISSKFSSKIKYVHSLQELGEIIPMEYVHIPHSIVRYDQERSLNKFACTRVNKGNSAV; encoded by the exons ATGGAAGAGTATTTGCGGAGGGTCCAGAGCAGACTCGGG GCATCAGAGGGTCCCGTCCATGCTGTTTTAGGTGGACCTGAGCCAGATGTTGACACTGTAGCAGCAACACTGTGCTTAGCTCTACACCTCAGCCAG AGAGAATCATCAGGTGGAGTGTGTGTGCCGGTGCTGTGTGGCTGCAGATGTGACACCGTGTTGCCCGAGGAGACGGCGAGGTATCTGAAGAGGGTGAAGCTTTGTGAGAGCTTGCTGCTTTGGAGAGACGATGTAGACCTCATGAGACTACATCGCGCCAAAAGGCTCTCGCTCACACTGCTGAGAAATGGACTGCTAGACAG CTCTGAGTGCCGCACTCTGGAGTCCAGCATCCAGCGAGTGGTCTATCATGACGGGCAGCAGGACGCGGGGGATGATGGGGCATTGTCCGCGGTGACGACAGTCACCAAAGAGATTCTTCAAgaggcagcagagcacatcaGAGCAACGCTGGGGGAGATTCTTGGAG AGGCCCTGCGACTCCAGACAGAAGCCTTTTGGATGAAACATGGCCGTCATTCAGCACAGCTGGAGGAGCTCGTGAAATCCTTGGAGCAATGGGGGGAAGTCGCTGTTGGTGAGCACAATGAAGTGAAGTTACAAG ACTTGATGCAGCAGCTGACTCTGGAGGTAAAGGAGTTTTCGGATGGAGAGATGACCGTAGTACTCACTTCGATGGCTACAGATAAGGAG gACTGGCATGATTATCTGGATGTGCTTAAATCGTTCAGTCACCACCATAGGTTCGATGGTATTGTGGTTCTCTTATCCATCAGTGATTCAGTTCACCATCCCCGCCAGCAGGTGGCTGTCTACTCAAACAACACAGATATCCTGAAACAG ATCTGCTCCGAGCTTGAAGAATCCTCCAGCTGGTCTCTTTCTGGTGAACTGGAGGCTCTGGAGAGTCTTCAGGTTTAtcatattccactgaacacctCTGCATCCTCTGGTTGTCCACCACTGCTCGCGGAGGAGATCCAGGGCATCCTTAAGGACTTTGTCGACCGGCGTAGTTCTGTTTTAGCCTGCCACCCCAGCAGTAGGACTTCTTCCACAGACGGAGTAGCAGGCAGTGTGGAGTTCTCCCAGGGATCGTCTGGCATCAATGACATGGATGGTTCTGATATAGAGAGAGCAGAAGGAGGCAATGGCGACACAGTGGCAATAGCAAG GGTAATGGGAGATGGTGAAGAGGACGCAGGAGGTGCAGGAGTCAATGTCGGTGGGGAGCTAGTGAGCCCTGACAGCGGAATGACCACCATTCGTAGCAGCCGCTCCTCCAAAGAGAGTTCGATTTTCCTTAGTGATGACAGTCCGGTGGGTGAGGTGATAGCTGGTGGTGGTCCAGCAGCAGGGCCAGGAGGACTCTTTCTGAGAAACCCCTCTCCTTTGGGGTTGTTATCTCTTTCCCCTCCTGTCCCACCAGAGAGGAAGAAACATCGCTCGAGCAGACACAGGAGCGATAACTTTGACCTGTTTCATTTTGACCCGCTGCATAGCAGTGACCAGTCTACGCCAGTAGGAGGAGAAGTGGCAAATTCTGGAGAAACAGGAtatgaagatgaaagaagagcaGGGAGCTCTAGTCTGTCAGAGCTCGATGAGCTAAGCTTTCTTGATTTCTCTGCTCCCAACTCAGTGGGAGGTCTGGAAAGTGGAAATTGTTCAATTGATCGCCGCGGTTCAAGCCATGGGAACGAGATGATTGACACCGTGGTCCCTCCAACCCCGGTCAACAGCCTGGTTGGTAGCCGCCCACCCAGCAGTTGTGGCGTCAGGTTCTTTCCAGAAGATGTTGTTGAAAGGATCAATTGCCTACAGCATAAAGACAGTGTGTCATCTTCTTTGTCGGAGACCTGGGATGAACTGGGCTTTGACACACAAGGAGCATTGTCCTCAAGTGATAATAACATGTGGAATAGACCCAAAGATTCTGAGAGCCCACCTAATATTTTAGAAGAAGTTGGAGGCAAAGACTTAGTGGGTAACATGACAGAAAAGGAAAGCAGACAAGAGATCTTAAAGTCAGAGAATTCCCACCACAAAGGGAAAAGTCTTGAACCTCAGCTTAGTTTGATCACAGAGCAGACTGAATGCTATGAAAACTGGAAGGATGAGTGGAAACCTATTACTTTGGATGATCTCCAACTGACGCCACCAGAGGAAGACTTAACTGGAAGAGGCAAACCTGCTATTATTGGAGCACAAGAAAGAGCAGCTTTGgccacaaagaaaacaatcctGAACACTTTAACACCGGACACATCTAAAGAAGAGGACGAGGGGgtccacagaaaaaaaagggagcAACAGATGGAGCTTTTAGACTTCTGGACGTACTCTGCACAGAAAGGATTTCTTAAATCTGATAGCGGGACCACCACGTCTTACCCCGAATCGCTGGATATGTGGAATATGACAATCCGGGATGACAGTTTATCACCTCTCACAACCCCTGAGAACTTATCTCAAAACTCTGGTTCTTTCTGTGGACTGAACACCAATATCAAGGGTGGAACATCTGTAGAAAATCCACTGGGATACTCAGATGGTGGAATGGAGATGTGGAACACCACCATACAGGAAGACAGCTCTTCCGCAATGACGACTCCAGAAGCACCTGAAAATGGAAAGGACCTTAGTCACATGGATTCAGTGGATGCCACTGACACTGTTGGGACACATGCCaacaaaaaggaagaagaagacaatTTAGAAGAGAAGAGTGATCCATGTGAAGCATTTAAGCAGACGCCTGAAGTTGTGAAAATAGTCATCGAGGCTGCAGAGGGCACAATGCAGAGTGAAGAAACAGAAGGCATCGATGTACAAGGTGCTCAGAGTTGCAAGAACTCTGCAGATGATGACGATGACACATCCACCTATGAGGGCACTGACGTGTGGCAGTTACCCATCTGTGGCATGGTGACCTCCACCTCTGAATATGACAACGTAGGAGCAGGTACATGGAGCCTGGCATCCTCCCCTGACACCTCTGGCTGCCCTGTAGCAGACATGATACAGCTTGAGGAGCAGTCTAGCCCTTTTATAGCTGTGAGCAAACCCATTCTGACAGATCAGAGAGTAGATATCACAAATAAAGAACAGCCAGACGACCAAGTGTTTCTGTTTGAGGCAGCCAGTGAGATGGGTGGCCGAAGCAGAGAAGGATCAGAGGAGACTGAGTGGATAGAGCAACCCAGAGATCATTCCCCATTTCTTCTGGTCAACTGCTCCACTGGCACTCGGCAAATTTCACAGTATCCAGAGGAAGCTGCTGAACCACAAATCCAGGCTGACCAAACATTATTCCCAGCCTATGTGACGACCAATGAAGGTGAGCATGCCACAGAAAGTCAGGTGGGAGCTACAGATGGGAGCAGAAGACATGTagatggaaaaacaacagaaactgtATCTCTGAGCTCCAGTCCTGGTGGAGAGAAggacctaatggaaaacccagACAGTGGTTGCACAGATAGTCCAGATGAACTTGGCCTAGAAATGGAATACATCATCGTATCTGGCACGGTAAAAGAAGCTACAAGAGAGTGCCTTGACAGACCTAAACGGAGTGAAAGGCAATCAAAGGCAACAAAAAAGTCCCTGGAGACATTTAGCATGCTGTCATATGCAGCCTCGGTACTGCAACGTCAGGCccaagctgcaaaacaaaattATAACAAAGAAACACTGCCAAGTAAGTTACACCAAGTCAGAGGAACTGACAGTGCTCCCAATGCAGACCAAAATCAACCTGTCGAATCAACTCCCTACGAAGCAACTCATGATAGTGCAACTGACTGTCACGTGGTTCCAGAAATTATCAGTCCCAGCCAATCGAAAAATGACTCGGAAGCTTTTCATCAGTCTGATTCAAGACCAACAAGCTCCAGTCAGTCAGAGGGAAATTATGACAGTGAGTCAAGCATTGTGCCCCGCAGTGTGTCTCCATCATTAAGATATCCATCAGATCACTTCTTGAAAACCAGAGAGGAGGTTTATGTCCACTCACAGATCTCAATGGAAGATTCAGACGAAGGCGGGGAGACGCCACCCGCTCCTTCTCCATGTCCTGCTTCCTTGGGTGACTTCCAAGTCTGGGGGGCTCAGTTAAGGAGAAAGGACACGTCCCAAACCACGTCGGAGCCACAATCCCCTGTGCTTACCAACAGTTCGGCCTCTCATGCCAGCTCTCTGATTGGCACCCCAGTAAATGAAACAAGTGTTTGCATTGACAAAAGACTAGGATTACCATTTTCTGGAGATTTAATGGAAGAGGAAAATGACGTTGAGGAGCAGGATGAGGAAACCAACACACTAGAGAATGCTGTCCTTCCAAAATGGACTTCAGAAGTGCAAAGAGAGAGGGAAGAAAGACAAGAGTTTGCATCTTCAGACCTGCTGAGCTTTAGTGATGACTTAATTGGAGGGTCTTCATTTCAGCAAGCAGGATTACAAACACATGAGCCAAAGAGAGATGGGTTTCCACTGAGCAGAGTGGATTACCGTGATGGACGACCTATAAGGACTGAAGATTGGGATAAATGGTCTATTGGACAACAGCCTGGAGACACTGGAGCTTCACAAGATAATTATTTACCTGATTTAAG AAGACACCAAGACATAACATCACAAGTGTCGTCCCACCCTGCTCAAGAAAATGCTACATACCAGTGGTCCGGACAACAGAACACAACTCAGGGTCAAACCCAGTATGGCTATAACTATCATCACATCGATCAAAGAACTGAAAACCAGTGCACCTATCCAGCCTTTGTAGAGAGCAAATCCAGCCGACAGCAGGATGCCACTGACGTCTATGCCGAGTTTACAACTGATGCCACGGCTACAAAATACAGATACGAGCAGACTGAGAACTGTTTTGAAGCTGGAGATAAATCTCCAAACCACTTGAGTGACACACACTTCAGGTGTCAGGACACAGCTGAAAGTCAGTATATAGTTGCCTCCACTTCTTTGTGCACTTCTGACTTCCAATACTCTCAATATCCAGCTAACAGCCAGGGTCAGTATGAGTCTCAGTCAGACCATGCTCATTATCAGTCTGAAGGGAAGCCTTTCTATCAATCAGATGTCCACACTGAGACAGAGGATCATGCACGGTATGTGCTGGAGGGATATGTTCATTTTCCCCTGTCAAG ACACTCCCAACAGGAAGTTGGTGCAGCtgggatgatgatgaagatggcATCCAATGAAGACGCTACAGATGacaaggaaaacaaagaag ACCAGCCCTCCTCAGCTGATATATCTGGCGGGTCCAATCAAAGAAGAAAGCTGGCAGCTCCACCAATGAACGTGTCCCTGGACCACAGTGAGGGGTCTCTTCTTTCAGAAGACACCCTGGATACAGAGGATGACGGCTTGGATACTGGGGATGACCTGGATGTCAACTTAGATGAGTTGGACACACCTGACGAGGCCGACTCACTGGAACTTAATAAACATG GGGACTCAGAGGAGTCCGTTTTGGGTGGCGGAGCGGCATCAAGAGATCCAGGCcacagagcagcagaggaaaacaGGCTGTGGAGGAGCGTGGTGATCGGAGAGCAGGAGCACCGCATTGATATGAAGTGCATTGAACCCTACAAAAGAGTCATTTCTCATGGAG GTTATTACGCTGAACAGAAAGCCATCATTGTGTTTGCTGCATGTTTCCTACCAGAGAGCAACTGTGACAATTACAATTATGTCATGGAAAACCTTTTTCT